The following proteins are co-located in the Dromiciops gliroides isolate mDroGli1 chromosome 2, mDroGli1.pri, whole genome shotgun sequence genome:
- the BNIP3 gene encoding BCL2/adenovirus E1B 19 kDa protein-interacting protein 3: MAQSGQPTPPPEENLQGSWVELHFSSNGNGHSAVPASISAYNGDMEKILLDAQHESGRSSSKSSHCDSPPRSQTPQDINRTSEADTHSLGEKNSSQSEEDYMERRKEVESILKKNSDWIWDWSSRPENIPPKEFLFKHPKRSATLSMRNTSVMKKGGIFSAEFLKVFLPSLLLSHFLAIGLGIYIGRRLTTSTSTF; encoded by the exons ATGGCGCAGAGCGGGCAGCCGACGCCACCGCCCGAGGAGAACCTGCAGG GCTCTTGGGTGGAGCTGCACTTCAGCAGTAACGGCAATGGCCACAGTGCGGTGCCAGCCTCAATCTCGGCCTATAATGGCGACATGGAAAAGATTCTTCTGGATGCGCAGCATGAGTCTGGACGCAGCAGTTCCAAGAGTTCTCACTGCGACAG CCCTCCTCGGTCACAGACACCCCAGGATATTAACAGGACCTCTGAAGCAGATACTCACAGCCTCGGAGAGAAGAACAGTTCCCAG TCTGAAGAAGATTACATGGAAAGACGGAAGGAAGTGGAGAGCATCCTGAAGAAAAACTCAGACTGGATTTGGGACTGGTCCAGCCGACCCGAAAACATCCCCCCAAA GGAGTTTCTTTTCAAGCACCCAAAGCGCTCGGCCACCCTCAGCATGAGAAACACGAGCGTCATGAAAAAGGGAGGCATCTTCTCGGCAGAGTTTTTGAAGGTTTTCCTTCCGTCCCTGCTGCTCTCTCACTTCCTTGCCATTGGGCTGGG